DNA sequence from the Halococcus salsus genome:
CGCGGCGTGTGTCAGTGTTCAGAACGGGTTGTCCTCGACGCGGATCGGGGCTTGCAACGAGCGCATAGTTGCCACACCAATTCCCGCACCTTGATTATCAAAACTCCACTACAAGATAGCATCTCTTATTAAGACAGAGAATATAGATAACAACATACGATGCACGAACGCACTCGGCGACGGGTTCTCACGGCGAGCGGGGCGGCCGCCGTCTCCGTGATGGGGCTGTCCGGCTGCGTCGGTCAGAGTAGTCCGAGCGGCAACGACAGTGCCAACGGCACCAACAACGAGGTGGAGAACAGCAGTGCCGGCGGTGGGAGCAGCAGCGGCGGGGAACTCACGGTCGCCTACGTGCCGATCTACCCGAACATGCAGCACTACATCATGCAGGAGGAGGGCTATTACGACGCCCTCGATACCGAGGTGACGGCCAAGCGCTTCTCCGACGGTCCGAGCGTGGTCAAGGCGTTCGCGAGCGACGAGGTCGACGTCGCGCTGTTCGGTGTCACGCCGGCGATGGTGCTCACGGACAAGGGCAAACAGGCCGACGTCCTGGCGGCGAACAGCCGAAACGGTTTCCGGGTGATGGCGACGAACGCCTTCGGCGACTTGTACGCGGACCAGCATGGTGACGCGTTCTCGGCGTTCGAAAAGCGGGAGGGTCGGAAGGTGACGTTCGGGGTCCCGCCCGACGGCAGCGTTCCCGACATCGCCCTCCGATACTGGATCGAACGGGACCTCGGTCTCGGGGAGCTAGAATCGGTCGTGGACAAGGTGACGGTCTCCCCGGCGAAGGCCCCACAGACGATGGGGAGCGGCGGGGTCGACGCGACGATGATCCAGGAGCCGTTCGCGACGGTGATCGAGAACGAGCAGGGCTTCGGGGAGGTCGCCTGGTCGGGCGATATCCTGCCGGGCCACCCGGTCACGGTGACGTTCGTCCAGAACAGCGTTCCGAGGGATATCGCCGAAGGGTTCGTCGAGCAGCACAGCAAGGCGACGAAATTCGTCCGGAAAAACCCGAAGAAGGCGGCCGAGGACGCCGCGGCGGTCATCGGTTCCGGTGTCAGTACCGACCTGGCACGGAAGGCGATCGACTCGCAGGCGTCCGACTTCCTCTCGGATCCCCACGAGGTACGAACCCAATCCAAGACGATGGCTCGACTCGTCGAGGAGATCGGGAACACGGAGTCGGTGGTGTCGCCGAAACAGCTGTTCGATTTCAGCGTCTACGACGCCGTCTCGAAGCGATGAGCGTCGAAACCAGCGACGCCGACTCGGCTACGGAAGACGGGTTGTTTCCCGACCTGAACCCGGGTCGGATCGTGAGAGGGACCCTCGGGACGGGGGGATTTCTCGTGCTCTGGTGGGTCGCGTCGTCGCTGATCGAGCCGGCGTACCTCCTCCCCGGACCGGCGGCGGCGGCGAGCGCCTTCGTCGAACAGTTCACGATGAGCGCGCGGTTCACCGTTCCGCTGGTCGGTGCCGAAGTTCAGACGTCGCGCATGGTGGTGAAGCTCGCCCAGACCCTGCTCCACTACGTTCCGGGGCTGCTCGTCGGCGCTTCGTCCGGTATCGCGCTCGGGACCGCCCTCGGCTGGAGCGGGCGGCTCGACGACGCGCTGACCCCGGTCGTGCGGCTCCTCCGACCGATCCCGCCGCTGGCGTGGGTCGTCTTCGCGATCGTGTGGTTCGGGATCGGGCACGCCGGGGCGGCGTTCATCGTCTTCATCGGCGCGTTCTGGCTCAACTTCTACGGGGCGTACAGCGGCGTCGAGGACACGCCGGGGCGGCTCACGGAGGTCGCGTCGAGCCTCGGGGTGCGGGCGGACCTCGAGATGATCCGTCACGTCGTTCTGCCGAGCGCCGCCCCGCAGATCCTGACGAGCTTCCGGACGAGCATCGGCCGGTGTCTGATGATCGTCGTCGGCGCGGAGCTCTTCGGGGCTCCCGGGGTCGGCTACGAGATACTCAACGCCTCGAACAATCTCGCGATGGACACCAGCGTCGCGTACATGCTGGTGATAAGCCTCGTCTATCTCGTGATGGACGGGGCGTTCCGCGGTTTCGAACGGCGGGTGCTCGCGTGGCGCGAGTGAGCGACGGCGAGCCATCCGAACGGACCGACGACCGCACGACCGCCGCCGAACGTGCCGACGACGGGGACGAGGCCGACGAAACGCCGGCGATCCTCGTCGACGGGGTGAGCAAGCGTTACGAGTCCGATCGTCAGTCGATTCAAGCCCTCGACGACGTCCGCTTCAGCGTCGGGACCGGCGAGTTCGTCTGTCTCGTCGGCCCCTCGGGGTGTGGAAAGACGACGCTCCTCCGGGCGATCGCGGGGCTCGAACCCTCGATAAACGGGGCGGTCGTGATCGACGGCGAGCGGATCGACGGCCCGGGAACCGACCGTGGGATGGTGTTTCAGGAGTACGGTCTGTTCCCGTGGCTCACCGTTCAGGAGAACGTCTGTTTCGGGCTCGAACGCCAGGGGATGGCGCGGGAGGCCTGTGACGACCGGTGTTACGAGATGCTCGACCTCGTCGGGCTCGACGGGTTCGCCGACGCCTACCCGAAGGAGCTGAGCGGCGGCATGAAACAGCGGGTCGCCGTCGCCCGCGCGCTCGCCGTCGACCCCGGAATCCTCCTGCTGGACGAACCGTTCGGGAGCGTCGACGCGCGGACCCGCGAGCGGCTCCAGAACGAACTCCTCGACATCTGGCGGGCGACCGAGAAGACGACGCTGTTCGTGACCCACGAGGTCGACGAGGCCGTCGTCCTCGGCGACCGGGTCCTCGTCATGGGTGCCGATCCCGGCCGGGTGGTGGAGGCGGTTGACATCGACCTCCCGCGGCCACGCTCCCGAACCGACGAGGCGTTCGTCGCGTACACCGAACGGGTCCGGTCGCTCATCGGTGACGGGGCGACCGGCCGACTTCGATGACCAAACGCCGAATATGCCGTGTAGAAGCCGCCAGCATCCTGACGACGTTCCTCTCGACCGGATCGACGGGTTCGGTCCCCATCCGGGTTCACCGATGAGCGGTCGGCCCACGCCGACCGAAGTCGTGAATCAACGATGATCGGCTTCAGACGGCCGCAGACACCCTTTTCCGACCGGCTCGACAAGAAAGCGCGATGGCACTCGATACCGACCAGATAGACGGTTCGACGGCGATCGTCACCGGTGCGTCCTCGGGGATCGGCGAAGCGACGGCCAGTGCGCTCGCCGACCACGGCGCGAACGTCGTGCTCGCCGCGCGCCGCGAGGACGAACTCGAATCGCTCGCCGAGGCGATCGAAGCCGACGGCGGCCGCGCGCTCGCCGTCCCCACCGACGTCACGAACGAGGCCGACCTCGACGCGCTCGTCGACACCACGCTCGACACCTTCGGGACGATCGACGTCCTCGTGAACAACGCCGGCGTGATGCTCCTCGAACCCGTCGAACGCGCCGACCGCGAGAACTTCCGGCAGATGGTCGAGGTCAACCTCCTCGGGTTGATGAACCTCACTCACGCCGTCCTGCCGGTGATGCAGGACCAGGGGAGCGGCCACATCGTCAACGTCTCCTCGACGGCCGGTCGACAGGCCAACGCGAACTCCTCGGGCTACAACGCGACGAAGTTCGGTGTCAACGGCTTCACCGAGGCACTCCGCCAGGAGGTCACGGGGGAGGGGATCCGCACCACGATAGTCGAACCCGGTGCGGTCGAGACCGAGCTTCCAGAGCACATCCCCGACGAGGAGGTCAAAGAGCAAATGGAGGAGGGCCTGTTCGATTCGATGACGCCGCTCCAGAGCGAGGACATCGCCCGAGCGGTCGCCTACGCCGTGACCCAGCCCCAGCACGTCAGCATCAACGAGATGCTGGTTCGACCGACCGACCAGGAGCGCTGACGGGAACCGTCCCAAATGGGTAGGAACGGCCGCGGATCGGGGCGCGGGCTTCCGCGAGACGCAACTACTTGTCCGCCGATCGCGAACGGCCCGGCATGGATTTCGAGGCGAGCGACGAGGGGAACGAGTCGTCGACCGGGAGGGGAACGTCATCGGCGAGATCACGGCCGTTCGGGACGGCAACGGCTACGTGAAGAAGACCGGTGAGGAGCGCGTCGTCGACGCGATCACGACGAGTCTCGGGTGGGACGACAGCGCAATTCAGGAGCTCGAAGGCGAACACGTGGACGCCATCGACGACACCGAAGTCCGACTCCGGGAGTTCTGAAGCGGTCCGAACGGCCGGCGAGGATTTATACCGACATCCATTATCCACCCACGATGGCCCGATCGTTCGAAACCGTTCGTCGGCGGGGCGGGATAGCGTGAACCTCGGTGTGAGCTCGGAGCACGTTCTGTCCGGTATGGAGCGTCTGGCGGCGCTCTGTATCGCCCTCGGGCTGATACTGGGGCTCATGCGGCGGTTGGTCTTCCAGCTCCCGTCCCGACTGGGGGTCTGGATGATGTTCTTCGGGTTGTTCCTGTTGATCCTCACCGTTGCGCTCGATCGAACGCTGTGAGACGCGTCTCCCCCGAACGACGTCACTGATGAGCGAGCTTTTACGGGACGGCGACGAACGACGGAGCGTCATGCGCCGACGAAAATATCTGATCACAGCCGGAGCGCTATCGGCCGGGCTCCTCGCGGGCTGTAGCAGCGGCGACGGCGGGAACAACAGTAGCGGCGGCGGAAGCGGCGGAAGCGGCGGTACCGAGGGCGACGACGGCGACAGCGACACGGCTGCCGGGTCGGGGAGCGAGAGCGATGCCGATTCGGGGACCGATTCCGACGACTCCGATTCGGACACCGATATGGGTTCGAACGGGAGCGACGAGGGTACTGACTCGGATTCCGACAACGAATCGGATAGCGACGACGACGCCGACAACGGGACGGATTCGAACGAGAGCGACGACACGGACACCGACGTCGACTCGGACGGCGGCAACGAGTCGGACGACGATTCGGACAGCGATACCGAGACGGCTTCGGATGGCGGCGACGGTTCGGACGAGAGCGACGACAGCGACACCGACGCCGATTCGAACGCCAGCGATTCGGACAACGACTCCGGCTGACGAAAGCGGGCGGAGGTCACACCGGCCGACGGCACGGACCGGCGCTCGAAAGCCGAATGGACAACCGGTGGACGGCGATACGACGACTCGGGGCGAAGGAGGATTCACCCCATTCCCCTTGCTGTCCTCCGATGGCCCCCTTCGCGCGCCAGTTCTCGACACCGAACGTCAGCGGCCAGGGAGCTGGACAGCCGGATCGACATGACCGTTTTTCACCCCGTCAATCGAGCGCCGCGAGGTCCGCTTCGAGCGCGTCGGCCGCGTCGAGTCGAAGCCGTTCGGCGGTCGTTTCGTCGAGACGGGCCGGTCCCGATATCGAGCCCGTGAGCGGTCGATAGTTCGCGGGATCGAAGCCCATCGTTTCGAGATAGTCACGGACGTCCGGCGCACCGATGCCGTCCTCGACGGCCGCGTCGGTCAGTTCGCGGAGTTCGGCGAAGGGCGGAACGCCGATCCGTTCGTCGCCGACCGCGGGGTCACCGACCTGCACTGGGGTGTCGTTCGTGCGCTCGAC
Encoded proteins:
- a CDS encoding ABC transporter ATP-binding protein, whose translation is MARVSDGEPSERTDDRTTAAERADDGDEADETPAILVDGVSKRYESDRQSIQALDDVRFSVGTGEFVCLVGPSGCGKTTLLRAIAGLEPSINGAVVIDGERIDGPGTDRGMVFQEYGLFPWLTVQENVCFGLERQGMAREACDDRCYEMLDLVGLDGFADAYPKELSGGMKQRVAVARALAVDPGILLLDEPFGSVDARTRERLQNELLDIWRATEKTTLFVTHEVDEAVVLGDRVLVMGADPGRVVEAVDIDLPRPRSRTDEAFVAYTERVRSLIGDGATGRLR
- a CDS encoding ABC transporter permease, which encodes MSVETSDADSATEDGLFPDLNPGRIVRGTLGTGGFLVLWWVASSLIEPAYLLPGPAAAASAFVEQFTMSARFTVPLVGAEVQTSRMVVKLAQTLLHYVPGLLVGASSGIALGTALGWSGRLDDALTPVVRLLRPIPPLAWVVFAIVWFGIGHAGAAFIVFIGAFWLNFYGAYSGVEDTPGRLTEVASSLGVRADLEMIRHVVLPSAAPQILTSFRTSIGRCLMIVVGAELFGAPGVGYEILNASNNLAMDTSVAYMLVISLVYLVMDGAFRGFERRVLAWRE
- a CDS encoding SDR family oxidoreductase produces the protein MALDTDQIDGSTAIVTGASSGIGEATASALADHGANVVLAARREDELESLAEAIEADGGRALAVPTDVTNEADLDALVDTTLDTFGTIDVLVNNAGVMLLEPVERADRENFRQMVEVNLLGLMNLTHAVLPVMQDQGSGHIVNVSSTAGRQANANSSGYNATKFGVNGFTEALRQEVTGEGIRTTIVEPGAVETELPEHIPDEEVKEQMEEGLFDSMTPLQSEDIARAVAYAVTQPQHVSINEMLVRPTDQER
- a CDS encoding ABC transporter substrate-binding protein, coding for MHERTRRRVLTASGAAAVSVMGLSGCVGQSSPSGNDSANGTNNEVENSSAGGGSSSGGELTVAYVPIYPNMQHYIMQEEGYYDALDTEVTAKRFSDGPSVVKAFASDEVDVALFGVTPAMVLTDKGKQADVLAANSRNGFRVMATNAFGDLYADQHGDAFSAFEKREGRKVTFGVPPDGSVPDIALRYWIERDLGLGELESVVDKVTVSPAKAPQTMGSGGVDATMIQEPFATVIENEQGFGEVAWSGDILPGHPVTVTFVQNSVPRDIAEGFVEQHSKATKFVRKNPKKAAEDAAAVIGSGVSTDLARKAIDSQASDFLSDPHEVRTQSKTMARLVEEIGNTESVVSPKQLFDFSVYDAVSKR